The DNA window ACTGGCCCCGGATGCTCGCGGGTGGCCTCGCCACGGCGGCACTGGGGTTCGGAATGGTCCACCGGTTCTCGACGCGCTGAAGGCCCCCGCGCCCGCCCCCGCCCGGAGCCACGATGCTCCGGGCAGGCGCAATCACAGCGTCACATCCAGCCGAGCTGGAGCCTCGCGACGTCCGTCATCCGGCTCTGGTCCCACGCCGGCTCCCACACCAGCTCCACCTGGGCTTCCTTCACGCCCGGCACCGAGCCCACCTTCGTCTTCACATCCTCCACGAGCACCGGCCCCATGCCGCAGCCCGGCGCCGTGAGCGTCATCTGGATTTCAACCTTGTGTCCGCCCTCCGGCAACGGCTCCGCCTTGCACGCGTACACCAGGCCCAGCTCCACGATGTTCACCGGAATCTCCGGGTCATACACCGTGCGGAGCTGCTCCCAGACCTGCTCCTCGTGGAACTCGCTCGGGTCGCCCGCGGCCTTCTCCTTGGGCGCGTACTCCTCGCCCAACGCCGCGCCGTCCTTCTCGTCGATGCGGAAGAGCTGCCCGTAGGGGTCCTGCACCGTGATGTTGCCGCCCAGGGTCTGCATCACCCGCAGCTCCGAGCCCTCGGGCAACATCACCTTGTCTCCGCTGGGAATGATGGTCGCGGGAACCTCCCGCTCCAACATCGCCGTCACGCCTCTCATGGTCCGCTCCCTCCGTCCCTATTCCGTGGAGACCGCTTCATCCCGACCCTCGAGCGCCGCGCGCATCGTGTGCCACGCGAGGCTCGCGCACTTCACGCGCGCGGGGAACTCACTCACCCCCGACAGCACCGCCATCTTGCCCAGCGCCTCCACGTCCACCGACTCCGGGCCTTCCGTCACCAGCTTGTGCACCAGCTCGAAGAGCGCTTCCGCCTCCGCCTTCGACTTGTCCTTCACCGCCCCCGTCATCAGCGACGCGGACGCGCGGGAAATCGCACAGCCCTGGCCCTGGAAGCCGATGTCGCGGATGACGTCGCCCTCCACCTTCATCGTCACGGAGAGCTGGTCTCCGCACAGCGGGTTGTGTCCCGCCGCCTCGCGGTTGGCGCCCTCCACCACGCGGAAGTTGCGCGGCCGCTTGGAGTGCTCCAGCACGACCTCCTGGTAGAGGTCCTTCAAGTCATCCGAGCCCGAGCTCATCCGAACACCTCCCTCACCTTGTGCAGCCCGCGCACGAGCGCGTCCACGTCCTCGCGCGTGTTGTAGAGCGCCAGGGATGCCCGCGCCGTGGCCGGCACCTTGAAGTGCTGCATCACCGGCTGCGCGCAGTGGTGGCCCGTGCGGATGCAGATGCCCTCGCGGTCCAGAATCGTCCCCACGTCGTGCGGGTGGATGTCCTCCAACACGAAGGACAACACGCCCGCCTTCTCCCGCGCGGTGCCCACCAGCCGCAGCCCCGGCACCGACTCCAGCACCTGCGTGCCATAGGCCATCAGCGCCCGGTCATGCTCGGCGATGGCGCCCATCCCCAGGCCCCGCAGGTAGCGGATGGCCGCGGCCAGGCCCACCGCGCCCTCCAGGTTGGGCGTCCCCGCCTCGAACCGGTGCGGCACGCGGTTGTACGTAATCTTCTCCATCGTCACGGAGAGAATCATGTCGCCGCCACCCTGGTACGGAGGCATCGACTCCAGCCGCTCCAGGCGGCCGTACAGCACGCCGATGCCCGTGGGGCCGAACATCTTGTGGCCGCTGAACGCGTAGAAGTCGCAGCCCAGGTCCTGCACATCCACCGGGAAGTGCGTCACCGACTGCGCCCCGTCCACCAGCACGGGGATGCCCTTCGCGTGCGCCTTGCGCGTCAGCTCCTTCACCGGGTTCACCGTGCCCAGCGCGTTGGACACGTGCGTCACCGCGAGGATGCGCGTCTTCTCCGTGAGCAGCGCGTCCACCGCGTCCAGCACCAGCTCGCCCCGGTCATCCACCGGAATCACCCGCAGCGTGGCGCCCGTCTGCTCACACAGCATCCGCCAGGGGACGATGTTGGCGTGGTGCTCCATGTGCGTGATGAGCACCTCGTCGCCAGGGCCCACGTTCTTGCGGCCGTAGGTCTGCGCCACCAGGTTGATGGCCTCGGTGGTGCCACGCACGAAGACAATCTCGCGAGCATCCCGGGCGTTGATGAACTCACGCACCGTCTCGCGTGCGCCCTCGTACGCCTCCGTGGCGCGCTCGGAGAGGACGTGCACGCCCCGGTGCACGTTGGCGTTGTCGTGCTCGTAGAAGCGGACGATGGCGTCGATGACCGCCTGCGGCTTCTGCGCCGTGGCCGCGCTGTCCAGGTACACCAGCGGCCGGCCGCGCACCTCCTGCCGCAAGAGCGGGAAGTCCTCCCGGACCCGCTGAACGTCGAACGCACTCATGCCGCCACCTCCGTCCGGGCCGCGCCCGGGAGCCTCGGGGCCAACAGTCCCTCCACGCTCGCGCGCACGGGCCCCTCCGGCACCGCCTCCACCAGCTCCCGCGCGAAGGCATACGTGAGCAGCCGCTCCGCCTCCGCCCGGGGAATGCCGCGCGAGCGCAGGTAGAACAGCGCCTGCGCATCCAGCCGCCCCACCGCCGCGCCGTGAGCGCACTTCACGTCATCCGCGAAGATTTCGAGCTGCGGCCGGGTGTCCGCCTGCGCGTGCTCCGACAACAGGAGGTTCCGGTTCTGCTGCCGCGCGTCCGTGTGCTGCGCGTCCTGCCGCACGCGCACGAGCCCGTGGAACGTGCCGCGCGCCCGGTCATCGAGCACGCCCTTGTAGAGCTCGCGGCTGGTGCAGTTGGGCACCGCGTGGTCCAGCGCCGTCCGCTGGTCCAGGTGCTGCGTGCCGCGCCCCACGTACAAGCCGTTGAGCGTGGCATCCGCGCCCTCGCCCATCAGCGCGACCTGGACCTCGGTGCGAGCCAGCGCTCCACCCAGCGCGAACGAGTGCGAGGCAAAGCGGCTGTCGCGCCCCTGCCTCACATGCAGCCCGCCCACGTGCAGCGCCGAGTCACCCTCCGACTGGAGCCGGTAGTGCTTGAGGCTGGCGTTGTCGCCCAGCGTCACCTCCGTCACCGCGTTGGTGAAGGTGGGCCCCGAGCCTCCCGTCACGCTGGCATACGTCTCCACCAGCGTCGCCTCGCTGCCCTCGCCCGCCACCACCAGGACGCGCGGACTCGCCAACACCGGCGCATCGCCGCGCGAGAGGAACAGGAGCTGCACTGGCGTCTCGCTCAGCGCGCGCGGCGCCAGGCGCAGCACCGCCCCATCCTCGAGCAGCGCCGCATTGAGCGCGGTGAACGCATGCTCCGCCGCGAGCGCCCGCTGACCGAGCTCCTCCGCGAGCCACGCCCCATCCTCCGCCCACGCGTCCCGCAGCGGCTTCAACGACACCCCGCGAGCAAGCCCCTCCACCGACGACAGCTCGGGCGCGAGCCGCCCATCCACGAACACCAGCCGAGGCCCCGGCAGCGCCAGTCGAGCCACCACCGCCGCCAGCTCCGCCGCATCGCGCACCGAGGACACGGGCGCGAAGGCCCCGTCCGCGATGGGCGCGACGTTCGTGTACTTCCACGCCTCGTCACGCGTCGTGGGAAGCCCCAGCCGCGCGAAGTGCGCCAGGCCCTCCTGTCGCATGCGTGCAAGCCACGCGGGCACCGCCGCCTCCCGCGCCTGGAAGCGCGTGGCCACGTCCACGTAGCGCGTCAGGCCCGACGTCATCGCCGAGCTCCATCCAGCCCCAGCCAGCCGTAGCCCTTCTCCTCCAGCTCCAGCGCCAGCTCCCGCCCACCCGAGCGAACGATTCGCCCCGCCGCCATCACATGCACGTGGTCCGGCACGATGTAGTCCAGGAGCCGCTGGTAGTGCGTAATCACCACCATGGCGCGCTGGGGCGAGCGCAGCCCGTTCACCCCACCCGCCACCGTGCGCAGCGCGTCGATGTCCAGACCGGAGTCCGTCTCGTCGAGGATGGCCAGGCGCGGCTCCAGCACCGCCATCTGGAACACCTCGTTGCGCTTCTTCTCGCCGCCGGAGAAGCCCTCGTTGACCGAGCGGTTCATGAAGGCCTGGTCCAACTGCACCAGCTTCGACTTCTCCTTGGCGAGCTGGAGGAAGTCCATCGCGTCCAGCTCCTCCAAGCCCTTCACCCGGCGCTGCGCGTTGAGCGCCGTGCGCAGGAAGTGCAGGTTGCCCACGCCGGGAATCTCCACCGGGTACTGGAAGGCCAGGAACACGCCTTCCGCCGCGCGAGCCTCCGGCGCCAGCTCCAGGATCGGCTTGCCGTCGAGCAGCACCTCGCCCTGCGTCACCGTGTATGCGTCACGGCCGGCGAGCACGCTGGCCAGCGTGCTCTTCCCCGAGCCATTGGGCCCCATGATGGCGTGCACCTCTCCGGCGCCCACCTCCAGGTTGATGCCCTTGAGGATGTCCTTGTCGCCCACGCGGGCGTGCAGATTCCGAACGGACAGCAAAGCCATACCTACCCCACGCTCCCTTCCAGACTCACTCCAAGCAGCTTCTGCGCTTCCACCGCGAACTCCATGGGCAGCTCCTTGAAGACCTGCCGACAGAAGCCATTCACAATCATCGACACCGCGTCCTCCTGCGAGATGCCGCGCTGCCGGCAGTAGAAGAGCTGGTCCTCGCCAATCTTCGACGTGGATGCCTCGTGCTCCACCTGCGCGGACGCGTTCTTCACCTCGATGTACGGCACCGTGTGGGCGCCACACTTGTCACCGAGGAGCAACGAGTCGCATTGCGTGTAGTTGCGCGCGTTCTCCGCGCTCTTGAGCACCTTCACCAGCCCCCGGTACGTGTTCTGCCCACGCCCCGCGGAGATGCCCTTCGACACGATGGTGCTGCGGGTGTTCTTCCCCAGGTGCACCATCTTCGTGCCCGTGTCCGCCTGCTGGAGGTTGTTGGTGAGCGCCACCGAGTAGAACTCGCCCACCGAGTCATCCCCCTTGAGGATGACGCTCGGGTACTTCCACGTAATCGCCGAGCCCGTCTCCACCTGCGTCCACGAAATCTTCGCGCCCTTGTGCGCGATGCCGCGCTTGGTGACGAAGTTGTAGATGCCGCCCTTGCCCTGCGCGTCGCCGGGGTACCAGTTCTGCACCGTGGAGTACTTGATGGTGGCCCCGTCCAGCGCCACCAGCTCCACCACCGCCGCGTGCAACTGGTTCGTGTCGCGCTGCGGGGCGGTGCAGCCCTCCAGGTAGCTCACGTAGGAGCCCTCGTCCGCGACGATGAGGGTGCGCTCGAACTGGCCCGTCTCCGCGGCGTTGATGCGGAAGTACGTGGACAGCTCCATGGGGCAGCGCACGCCCTTGGGGATGTAGACGAACGAGCCGTCGCTGAACACCGCCGAGTTGAGCGCCGCGAAGAAGTTGTCCGAGTGCGGCACCACCGAGCCCAGGTACTTCTTCACCAGCTCCGGGTGCTCGCGCACCGCCTCGGAGAAGGAGCAGAAGATGACGCCCGCCTTGGCCAGCTTGTCCTTGAACGTCGTGGCCACGGACACCGAGTCGAACACGGCGTCCACCGCGACGTTCTGCAGGCGCTTCTGCTCCTCGAGCGGAATGCCCAGCTTCTCGTAGGTGCGGAGAATCTCCGGGTCCACCTCGTCCAGGCTGTCCTTCTTCGGCTTGAAGCGCGGCGCCGAGTAGTAGCTGATGCCCTGGTAGTCGATGGGGTTGTACTTCACCGCCTGCCACGTGGGCTCACGCAGCGTCTGCCAGTGGCGGAAGGACTTCAGGCGCCACTCGAGGAGGAAGGCGGGCTCGCCCTTCTTCTCGGACAGCGCGCGGATGACGTCCTCGTCGAGCCCCGGCGGGAAGGTGTCCGCCTCCACGGCGGAGACGAAGCCGGCGGCGTACGGACGCCGCGTCAGCTCCTGAAGGGTTTCGGTGGTCATGAGCGAGCTCCTGATGACGATGAAGACGCCGAAGGGGTGGCGGTGCTTACAGGGGAACGCGCGGGGACCCCGAGTCCCACCAGCCGCTCCGGCATGCGAGGCACCGGCGCGATGAGGTCCGCCAACGTCAGGCGCCCCAGCGCTTCTTGAATGGCCTGGTTGATGAGCCGCCAGTGGCCGCGCACCTGGCACACGGACTCCAGCTCACAGGGCGCGCCGCCGGAGGTGTGCTCGCCACATTCGGTGAGCGACACGGGCCCCTCCAGCGAGGCCACCAGCTCCGCCAGCGACAGCGACGCAGGCGGGCGCGCCAGCCCGTAGCCACCATTGGCGCCCCGGTGGGACACCACCAACCCGGCCTGCAACAGCCCCTTGAGAACCTTGCTGGCCGAGGGCAGGGGCACTCGCGTGCGCGCCGCCAGCTCGCGGGTGGTGCGGGTGCCCCCCTCCGCGCGAGCCAGCTCGGTCATCAGCACGATGCCGTAGTCGGTCATCTTGCTCATCCGAAGCATGCGGAACGCTCTCTCCTTCCTGGGTCCATTCCCTTGGGGCCTCCAAGCCTCGAGGGGAGTCATATGTAATCTGGACCGTTTCAGTCCACATTGCATTTTGAGGGGCGTTGGGAAGGCCCCTGGTTGGAGGGCAAGGAGGAGGCGACTAGGGTGGGATTCCTCGTCTTCCGGAGGGAACCCGACGATGCGTCCACTGATGCTCCTCGCCACGCTGGCCCTGGCCCTGGCGGGCTGCGAGAAGAAGTCCGCCGCGCCCAACCCCACCGAGCAGTCCCCCGCAGGGCAGGCCGCCCAGGCCGCGGGCAACAAGGAAGGCACGGCGGGCCCGTCGGCCCAGGGTGCCCAGCCCGGGGCCGTGGCGCCCACGGACTCGGACACGATTCTCATCGGAGAGGTGGGCAGCCTCACGGGCAGCGAGGCCACGTTCGGCATCTCCGCGCGCAACGGCATCGAGCTGGCGATCAACGAGGCCAACGCGGCCGGGGGCGTGAAGGGCAAGAAGCTGGCGCTGCGCGTCTACGACAGCCAGGGCCGTCCCGAGGAAGGTGCCCAGGCGGCGACGCGGCTCATCAGCCAGGACAAGGTGGTGGCCATCCTGGGTGAGGCGGCCTCGTCGGTGTCCATGGCGATGGCGGAGAAGGCGCAGGCGGGCAAGGTGCCCATGATTACGCCCACCTCGACGAGCGCCGAGGTGACGAAGAAGGGCGACTACATCTTCCGCGTGTGCTTCATCGACGAGTTCCAGGGCCTGGTGATGGCGAAGTTCGCGCGGGAGAACCTGAAGCTGTCGCGGGTCGCAGTGCTGACGGACAACAAGAGCGCCTTCTCGATGGGCCTGGCGGATGTGTTCACCGCGAAGTTCAAGGAGTTCGGCGGAGAGGTCTTGAGGACGGAGAGCTACTCCAAGGGCGACACGGACTTCCGCGCGCAGCTCACGGCCATCAAGCAGGTGAAGCCGGAGGCGATGTTCGTCCCGGGCTACTACACGGACGTGGGCATCATCGCGCGGCAGGCGCGTGAGGTGGGCTTGAAGGTGCCGCTGCTCGGCGGGGACGGCTGGGACTCCGACAAGCTGTTCGAGCTGGGAGGCTCCGCGCTGGAGGGCAGCTACTTCTCCAACCACTACTCACCGGGGAACCCGGACCCGGTGCTCCAGTCGTTCCTGGCGAAGTACAAGCAGCAGTACGGGGGCGTGCCGGACAGCGTGGCGGCGCTGGCGTACGACGCGGGACGCGTGCTGGTGGAGGCGCTCAAGCGCGCCCCGGACACGAGCGGCCCGGCGCTGCGCGACGCCATCGCGGCGACCAAGGACTTCCCGGGCGTGGCCGGGCGAATCACGCTGGATGCGAACCGGGACGCGGTGAAGGAGGCCGTCGTCCTCAAGGTCGCGGGTGGCAAGGCGGAGTTCGTCACCACCGTGCAGCCGTAGCACGATGGCGGTCCGGTCCCTCGTCCCTCAGGGGATGGGGGACTGGATGACGTAGTAGATGGAGCCGAAGTACTTCTGGAGCGCGTTGAGCAGTTGCACCAGGAACGGCCAGCCCATCACCGTGAAGCCCATCAGCGCGGCGGTGATGATGGCGTACTCCACCAGCGACTGGCCGCGCGCACGGGCGCGGCGAAGGGACCTGGTCATTTCTTGCACCCAGGCTTCGAGCAGCCCATGTAGTACTGGGCTCGCGCCTCGTAGGTCGCCTTGTTGTTGTCCTGGTCCCAGTCCTGCCACTCGTTGTTGAAGTAGGTGGAGTTGTCGCCGCCCTGCTTGATGTCCTGGGTGGGCGCGCCGTTCTGGGGCTTGATGGACATGCTGAGCTTGCGCGGGTCATCACCGGGCCCCTGCTTGTCCAGCTCCATGTCGTCGCTGAGCAGCTTGTCGCCGATGGCGGCCGAGACGAGCGCCTCGGCGGCCTCCTTCATGCGAGAATATCCCCCGTTGTCGTTGTTCGTGTAGAGCTGGGACACGCGCGCATAGACGCGCTCCTCGTCATTGTTCGACTGGCCCGGCTCGAAGCTCTGCTCACGGGTCAGCGCCCACGTGTCCGTCACCAGGGCGATGCGCTCCCAGGGAAGAAGGTAGGTGTCCTTCTCCACGTCGCGGTTCGCCGTGGCGTTGTGGTGGATGCTGCCCGACTTCGTCTCCTTCGCCAGGTCGACCTGGCTGAACTCGGAGAAGAGCGTCTTGGGCAGCAGGTAGTTCTGCACACCGTTGCGCGCCGAGCAGCGGATGAGCCCGCCCCGGTTGAACCGGCTCATGTACGCGGCGTGCAACGTGACGCCGTAGCTGCCCACGGCCTGCTGATTCAGTGTGCACTGGACCTGTTGCGCCCCCGGGTGCAGCCAGCAGGCGTGGGCCACCAGCTCCTGGTGGTGACTCTGGTCATTGTCACACTCGGGAGGCACCGTCTG is part of the Myxococcus landrumus genome and encodes:
- the sufT gene encoding putative Fe-S cluster assembly protein SufT, with amino-acid sequence MRGVTAMLEREVPATIIPSGDKVMLPEGSELRVMQTLGGNITVQDPYGQLFRIDEKDGAALGEEYAPKEKAAGDPSEFHEEQVWEQLRTVYDPEIPVNIVELGLVYACKAEPLPEGGHKVEIQMTLTAPGCGMGPVLVEDVKTKVGSVPGVKEAQVELVWEPAWDQSRMTDVARLQLGWM
- the sufU gene encoding Fe-S cluster assembly sulfur transfer protein SufU gives rise to the protein MSSGSDDLKDLYQEVVLEHSKRPRNFRVVEGANREAAGHNPLCGDQLSVTMKVEGDVIRDIGFQGQGCAISRASASLMTGAVKDKSKAEAEALFELVHKLVTEGPESVDVEALGKMAVLSGVSEFPARVKCASLAWHTMRAALEGRDEAVSTE
- a CDS encoding cysteine desulfurase; translated protein: MSAFDVQRVREDFPLLRQEVRGRPLVYLDSAATAQKPQAVIDAIVRFYEHDNANVHRGVHVLSERATEAYEGARETVREFINARDAREIVFVRGTTEAINLVAQTYGRKNVGPGDEVLITHMEHHANIVPWRMLCEQTGATLRVIPVDDRGELVLDAVDALLTEKTRILAVTHVSNALGTVNPVKELTRKAHAKGIPVLVDGAQSVTHFPVDVQDLGCDFYAFSGHKMFGPTGIGVLYGRLERLESMPPYQGGGDMILSVTMEKITYNRVPHRFEAGTPNLEGAVGLAAAIRYLRGLGMGAIAEHDRALMAYGTQVLESVPGLRLVGTAREKAGVLSFVLEDIHPHDVGTILDREGICIRTGHHCAQPVMQHFKVPATARASLALYNTREDVDALVRGLHKVREVFG
- the sufD gene encoding Fe-S cluster assembly protein SufD gives rise to the protein MTSGLTRYVDVATRFQAREAAVPAWLARMRQEGLAHFARLGLPTTRDEAWKYTNVAPIADGAFAPVSSVRDAAELAAVVARLALPGPRLVFVDGRLAPELSSVEGLARGVSLKPLRDAWAEDGAWLAEELGQRALAAEHAFTALNAALLEDGAVLRLAPRALSETPVQLLFLSRGDAPVLASPRVLVVAGEGSEATLVETYASVTGGSGPTFTNAVTEVTLGDNASLKHYRLQSEGDSALHVGGLHVRQGRDSRFASHSFALGGALARTEVQVALMGEGADATLNGLYVGRGTQHLDQRTALDHAVPNCTSRELYKGVLDDRARGTFHGLVRVRQDAQHTDARQQNRNLLLSEHAQADTRPQLEIFADDVKCAHGAAVGRLDAQALFYLRSRGIPRAEAERLLTYAFARELVEAVPEGPVRASVEGLLAPRLPGAARTEVAA
- the sufC gene encoding Fe-S cluster assembly ATPase SufC — translated: MALLSVRNLHARVGDKDILKGINLEVGAGEVHAIMGPNGSGKSTLASVLAGRDAYTVTQGEVLLDGKPILELAPEARAAEGVFLAFQYPVEIPGVGNLHFLRTALNAQRRVKGLEELDAMDFLQLAKEKSKLVQLDQAFMNRSVNEGFSGGEKKRNEVFQMAVLEPRLAILDETDSGLDIDALRTVAGGVNGLRSPQRAMVVITHYQRLLDYIVPDHVHVMAAGRIVRSGGRELALELEEKGYGWLGLDGARR
- the sufB gene encoding Fe-S cluster assembly protein SufB codes for the protein MTTETLQELTRRPYAAGFVSAVEADTFPPGLDEDVIRALSEKKGEPAFLLEWRLKSFRHWQTLREPTWQAVKYNPIDYQGISYYSAPRFKPKKDSLDEVDPEILRTYEKLGIPLEEQKRLQNVAVDAVFDSVSVATTFKDKLAKAGVIFCSFSEAVREHPELVKKYLGSVVPHSDNFFAALNSAVFSDGSFVYIPKGVRCPMELSTYFRINAAETGQFERTLIVADEGSYVSYLEGCTAPQRDTNQLHAAVVELVALDGATIKYSTVQNWYPGDAQGKGGIYNFVTKRGIAHKGAKISWTQVETGSAITWKYPSVILKGDDSVGEFYSVALTNNLQQADTGTKMVHLGKNTRSTIVSKGISAGRGQNTYRGLVKVLKSAENARNYTQCDSLLLGDKCGAHTVPYIEVKNASAQVEHEASTSKIGEDQLFYCRQRGISQEDAVSMIVNGFCRQVFKELPMEFAVEAQKLLGVSLEGSVG
- a CDS encoding SUF system Fe-S cluster assembly regulator, with translation MLRMSKMTDYGIVLMTELARAEGGTRTTRELAARTRVPLPSASKVLKGLLQAGLVVSHRGANGGYGLARPPASLSLAELVASLEGPVSLTECGEHTSGGAPCELESVCQVRGHWRLINQAIQEALGRLTLADLIAPVPRMPERLVGLGVPARSPVSTATPSASSSSSGARS
- a CDS encoding ABC transporter substrate-binding protein, producing the protein MRPLMLLATLALALAGCEKKSAAPNPTEQSPAGQAAQAAGNKEGTAGPSAQGAQPGAVAPTDSDTILIGEVGSLTGSEATFGISARNGIELAINEANAAGGVKGKKLALRVYDSQGRPEEGAQAATRLISQDKVVAILGEAASSVSMAMAEKAQAGKVPMITPTSTSAEVTKKGDYIFRVCFIDEFQGLVMAKFARENLKLSRVAVLTDNKSAFSMGLADVFTAKFKEFGGEVLRTESYSKGDTDFRAQLTAIKQVKPEAMFVPGYYTDVGIIARQAREVGLKVPLLGGDGWDSDKLFELGGSALEGSYFSNHYSPGNPDPVLQSFLAKYKQQYGGVPDSVAALAYDAGRVLVEALKRAPDTSGPALRDAIAATKDFPGVAGRITLDANRDAVKEAVVLKVAGGKAEFVTTVQP